In uncultured Desulfovibrio sp., a single window of DNA contains:
- a CDS encoding terminase large subunit domain-containing protein, which produces MSQPAPHIIPYCPRPLQWRFHEERTRFCVLLCHRRFGKTVAAVNDLVRQALRVGKHDWRAAYAAPFLGQAKAVAWDYCKQFAGAVPGTRFLESELVCVLPTGGRIRLLGTENAQALRGLYLDDLVLDEPADMPREVWTQVLRPMLADRQGRALFCGTPQGTDNLLYDVWQQAGADEEGIWSRFRFPASETGYLPQQELAAARRGMDEAEYLQEFECSFAAAVRGAYYAPLLDTAEREGRIRPLPHAPELPVHTAWDLGMDDATAIWFFQVEPSGCWRILDYYEASGEGLAHYAQVLAAKARPAETAEAAAHDVHDGGIAGRGFVYGTHIAPHDIRVRELGTGLSRWESAAQLGIRFTLAPALSLADGIDALRRQLPRFWFDAAACAQGVKALRAYRRRWKAGSGQGSQAAQAGSGPLHDWASHAADALRYAVTGFRPQQETASGARRARTDYDFFGGR; this is translated from the coding sequence ATGTCCCAGCCTGCGCCGCACATCATCCCCTACTGCCCCCGCCCTTTGCAGTGGCGCTTTCATGAGGAGCGCACCCGCTTCTGCGTGCTGCTCTGCCACAGGCGCTTTGGCAAAACAGTAGCGGCGGTCAATGATCTGGTGCGCCAGGCATTGCGCGTGGGCAAGCACGACTGGCGGGCAGCCTATGCCGCGCCCTTTCTGGGGCAGGCTAAGGCGGTTGCATGGGACTACTGCAAGCAGTTTGCCGGGGCAGTGCCCGGTACGCGATTTCTGGAAAGCGAGCTTGTCTGCGTGCTGCCCACCGGGGGCCGCATACGCCTGCTGGGAACGGAAAACGCGCAAGCCCTGCGCGGCCTGTATCTGGATGATCTGGTGCTGGACGAACCGGCGGACATGCCCCGCGAGGTATGGACGCAGGTGCTGCGCCCCATGCTGGCCGACCGCCAGGGCCGCGCACTGTTCTGCGGCACTCCTCAAGGCACGGACAACCTGCTCTATGACGTATGGCAGCAGGCAGGCGCTGATGAAGAAGGCATCTGGTCGCGCTTTCGCTTTCCCGCTTCCGAAACCGGCTACCTGCCGCAGCAGGAGCTGGCAGCGGCGCGCCGGGGCATGGACGAGGCCGAATATCTTCAGGAGTTTGAATGCTCGTTTGCAGCGGCAGTGCGCGGTGCTTATTACGCGCCTCTGCTAGATACAGCAGAACGCGAGGGGCGCATCCGCCCCCTGCCCCACGCGCCGGAGCTTCCCGTGCATACAGCATGGGATCTGGGCATGGATGACGCCACGGCCATCTGGTTTTTTCAGGTGGAGCCCTCGGGCTGCTGGCGCATCCTCGACTACTACGAAGCTTCCGGCGAGGGGCTGGCGCATTACGCGCAGGTGCTGGCCGCCAAGGCCCGCCCTGCTGAAACTGCGGAAGCCGCCGCTCATGATGTCCATGATGGGGGCATTGCCGGACGCGGATTTGTTTACGGCACTCACATTGCCCCGCACGACATCCGCGTGCGCGAACTGGGCACCGGGCTGAGCCGCTGGGAAAGCGCCGCCCAACTGGGCATACGTTTTACCCTGGCCCCGGCTCTCTCGCTGGCTGACGGCATAGATGCCCTGCGCCGCCAGTTGCCGCGCTTCTGGTTTGATGCGGCAGCCTGCGCCCAGGGCGTAAAGGCCCTGCGGGCCTACAGGCGGCGCTGGAAGGCTGGCTCCGGGCAAGGCTCGCAGGCCGCGCAGGCAGGCTCCGGCCCCTTGCACGACTGGGCAAGCCACGCGGCAGACGCACTGCGATACGCAGTCACGGGCTTTCGCCCACAGCAGGAAACGGCCTCTGGCGCGCGCCGCGCCCGCACTGACTACGACTTTTTTGGAGGACGCTGA
- a CDS encoding GNAT family N-acetyltransferase has product MRFSYAPIVDQHARNAVFERMEAEGLTASAMSSLHKPTLAQWQSITAPERGVLLGCYSPPPEPASACASTPAPLLACAMFSPRRGRVWEFDFTTFRQWARLAVPMAHGGLSWAFANLDCAAVMGLCPAPNRHAWRLAEACGFRVLGRLPGACLHTRKKTWVDGVLVLCTPQDLSAIIQHKENVMGFGGGGTPDVPAVAPVPKQEVEKPVTEAATAARQNQKDKAAKAAGINGSVYTSPLNRADATRKTLLGQ; this is encoded by the coding sequence ATGCGCTTTTCCTACGCCCCCATTGTGGACCAACACGCCCGCAATGCCGTTTTTGAACGCATGGAAGCCGAGGGCCTCACAGCCAGCGCCATGAGTTCTCTGCATAAGCCCACGCTGGCCCAGTGGCAATCAATCACCGCGCCGGAAAGAGGCGTCTTGCTGGGCTGTTACAGCCCACCGCCGGAGCCCGCCTCTGCTTGCGCTTCCACCCCGGCCCCATTGCTGGCCTGCGCAATGTTCAGTCCTCGCAGAGGGCGGGTGTGGGAGTTTGATTTCACCACCTTTCGTCAATGGGCGCGGCTGGCAGTGCCCATGGCGCACGGGGGCTTGAGCTGGGCTTTTGCAAACCTCGACTGCGCCGCAGTTATGGGGCTTTGCCCGGCCCCCAACCGCCATGCCTGGAGGCTGGCCGAAGCCTGCGGATTTCGCGTGCTCGGGCGCTTACCCGGCGCATGTCTGCATACCCGCAAAAAGACATGGGTGGACGGCGTACTGGTGCTCTGCACACCGCAGGACTTGTCAGCAATCATTCAACATAAGGAGAACGTCATGGGATTTGGAGGAGGCGGCACGCCCGATGTACCCGCAGTTGCGCCCGTTCCCAAGCAGGAAGTGGAAAAACCCGTAACCGAGGCCGCCACCGCGGCGCGCCAGAACCAGAAAGACAAAGCCGCCAAGGCTGCGGGCATCAACGGCTCTGTGTACACCAGCCCGCTTAACCGCGCCGATGCAACGCGCAAAACCCTGCTGGGGCAGTAG
- a CDS encoding portal protein: MTAHIQNSIAPAGQPAPQNTAQYAVDVQALSRRHDALLRRRAPWDAAWQSLADHFLPTRCRLNPQVDASEEGPMLNRGLVDATGILAMRTLAAGLQGGLTSPARPWFRLSLDDADLARSRPGQAWLDEVATRMRTVFQRSNFYNAMHTMYGELGTFGTAFVFELADPQHGFRFIPLCAGEYALDCDATRRVDTVFRRSAMTLRQIVQAFGPSALPETLREAARRNPEERRNVIQAVYPRENTQHGLADASRMPIASVYWLEGRDGNRHALKVSGFRTFPGFGPRWDVAGNDVYGRSPAMDALPDCRMLQQMGVTTLKAIHKAVDPPMSVAAGLRSVGLDLTPGGVNYVDSAPGQSPQAATPLLQINPDLATARKAMESVQDQIRKGLYNDLFKLILDGRSGVTASEIAAREEEKLVLVGPVLERLHDELFIPLMDRTFECMRELDMLPPCPPELAGRRLRVEFVSLLAQAQKLVGINAADQYMALTLKASSAWPEALDTLNVDHLLDNYAESLGLPVSLTRSPEERQQLRAARADAAQTQAITEALGKGVDMVRQLSQSPLSGPDGKQGSVLDGITRLLRNALPGGLARAEHTKMAPATGQATMAQAEQHDEPQGAKPEEHR; this comes from the coding sequence GTGACCGCACACATCCAGAACAGCATCGCGCCTGCGGGGCAGCCTGCGCCCCAGAATACCGCGCAATATGCTGTGGACGTACAGGCCCTTTCCCGGCGGCATGATGCCCTGTTGCGCCGCCGCGCCCCATGGGACGCAGCATGGCAAAGCCTGGCTGATCATTTTTTGCCCACGCGCTGCCGCCTGAATCCGCAGGTGGACGCGTCGGAAGAAGGCCCCATGCTCAACCGGGGGCTTGTGGACGCCACTGGCATTCTGGCCATGCGTACGCTGGCGGCTGGCCTTCAGGGCGGGCTCACCAGTCCGGCAAGGCCTTGGTTCCGGCTAAGCCTTGACGATGCCGATCTGGCCCGCAGCCGCCCCGGTCAGGCATGGCTGGACGAAGTCGCCACCCGGATGCGCACCGTGTTCCAGCGGTCAAACTTCTACAATGCCATGCACACCATGTATGGCGAACTGGGCACCTTTGGCACGGCCTTTGTGTTTGAGCTGGCTGATCCGCAGCACGGGTTCCGCTTTATCCCCCTTTGCGCGGGGGAATATGCGCTGGACTGCGATGCAACACGGCGGGTGGACACGGTGTTCCGCCGCAGCGCCATGACCCTGCGCCAGATCGTTCAGGCTTTCGGCCCTTCGGCCCTGCCCGAAACCCTGCGCGAGGCGGCGCGCCGCAATCCCGAGGAGCGGCGCAACGTCATTCAGGCCGTGTACCCGCGTGAAAACACGCAGCACGGGCTGGCAGACGCAAGCCGCATGCCGATTGCTTCCGTCTACTGGCTGGAAGGACGCGACGGCAACCGCCATGCCCTCAAGGTTTCGGGATTTCGCACCTTTCCGGGCTTTGGCCCGCGCTGGGATGTGGCGGGCAACGATGTGTACGGGCGCTCGCCCGCCATGGACGCCCTGCCCGACTGCCGCATGCTGCAACAGATGGGCGTCACCACGCTCAAGGCCATCCACAAGGCGGTTGACCCGCCCATGAGCGTGGCTGCGGGCCTGCGCTCCGTGGGGCTTGATCTCACCCCCGGCGGCGTCAACTACGTGGACAGCGCGCCGGGTCAAAGCCCTCAGGCAGCTACGCCCCTGTTGCAGATAAACCCCGACCTCGCTACGGCCCGCAAGGCTATGGAGTCGGTTCAGGATCAAATACGCAAAGGACTCTACAACGACCTGTTCAAGCTCATCCTTGACGGCCGCAGCGGCGTAACAGCCAGCGAAATCGCGGCGCGGGAGGAGGAAAAACTGGTGCTTGTTGGCCCGGTGCTGGAACGGCTGCACGATGAGCTGTTCATTCCGCTCATGGATCGCACCTTCGAGTGCATGCGCGAGCTGGACATGCTGCCCCCCTGCCCGCCCGAGCTGGCGGGCCGCCGCCTGCGCGTGGAGTTTGTATCCCTGCTGGCGCAGGCCCAGAAGCTGGTGGGCATCAATGCGGCAGACCAGTACATGGCCCTGACCCTCAAGGCTTCCAGCGCGTGGCCCGAAGCCCTGGACACCCTCAATGTGGATCATCTGCTGGATAATTATGCGGAAAGCCTGGGCCTGCCCGTGAGCCTCACGCGCTCGCCGGAGGAACGCCAGCAATTGCGCGCCGCCAGGGCTGATGCCGCCCAGACGCAGGCCATCACAGAAGCCCTTGGCAAGGGGGTGGATATGGTGCGCCAGCTCTCGCAAAGCCCGCTTTCCGGCCCGGACGGCAAACAGGGCAGCGTGCTGGACGGCATCACGCGGCTGCTGCGCAACGCCCTGCCGGGCGGCCTTGCCCGCGCTGAACATACGAAAATGGCACCGGCGACAGGACAGGCGACAATGGCGCAAGCGGAGCAGCATGACGAACCCCAGGGCGCAAAGCCGGAGGAACATCGTTGA
- a CDS encoding major capsid protein: MANSMGLVVSLAEMEQFYRGDKAGQIIELMNKTNDIMDDVLWMESNQSDGHLTRIRTGLPEVYWRRLYQGTPPSKSQWSQVKEGCGILEAIMELDVEELRLYGSRDKAFRMSEGVAFAEAMRQKVATTLFYGNSNLNPDEFNGLAMRYPALDAKNVLDAGGRDEGGCTSLWLVSWGAQSVHGVYPKESNGGLSHEDLKTYMAQDPDGRKYQVVGDKYNWRCGLAVRDWRGIVRIANLPVASLGKRKGQSGFVDMQKLTIEAKNLMPQHLRQKAVWYANADVLTALELQNSDAGNVQLQYGEFFDAKAVPVLHGRPVRQCDAVLSNEGVVA; this comes from the coding sequence ATGGCTAATTCCATGGGTTTGGTGGTGTCCCTGGCCGAGATGGAACAGTTCTACCGTGGCGACAAGGCCGGGCAGATCATCGAACTGATGAACAAAACCAACGACATCATGGACGATGTGCTCTGGATGGAATCCAACCAGAGCGACGGCCACCTCACCCGCATCCGCACCGGGCTGCCCGAGGTTTACTGGCGCAGACTCTATCAGGGTACGCCGCCCTCCAAATCGCAGTGGAGCCAGGTCAAGGAAGGCTGCGGCATCCTTGAAGCCATCATGGAACTGGACGTGGAAGAACTGCGCCTCTACGGCAGCCGCGACAAGGCCTTTCGCATGAGCGAAGGCGTGGCCTTTGCCGAAGCCATGCGCCAGAAAGTGGCCACCACCCTCTTTTACGGCAACAGCAATCTGAACCCCGACGAGTTCAACGGCCTTGCCATGCGCTACCCCGCGCTGGACGCCAAAAACGTGCTCGATGCGGGCGGGCGCGACGAGGGCGGCTGCACCTCCCTGTGGCTTGTTTCGTGGGGCGCGCAGTCGGTTCACGGCGTCTACCCCAAGGAGAGCAACGGCGGGCTCTCGCACGAAGACCTCAAAACCTACATGGCTCAGGACCCGGACGGCCGCAAATATCAGGTGGTGGGCGACAAATACAACTGGCGCTGCGGCCTTGCCGTGCGCGACTGGCGCGGCATCGTGCGCATCGCAAACCTGCCCGTGGCCTCTCTCGGCAAGCGCAAGGGGCAGAGCGGCTTTGTGGATATGCAGAAGCTGACCATCGAAGCCAAGAACCTCATGCCCCAGCACCTGCGCCAGAAGGCCGTGTGGTACGCCAATGCCGACGTGCTCACCGCCCTTGAGTTGCAGAATTCCGATGCGGGCAACGTGCAGCTGCAGTACGGCGAGTTCTTTGACGCCAAGGCCGTGCCCGTGCTGCATGGTCGCCCTGTGCGCCAGTGCGATGCCGTGCTCTCCAACGAAGGCGTGGTGGCCTAA